In the Streptomyces sp. f51 genome, one interval contains:
- a CDS encoding TIGR03085 family metal-binding protein: MSTHAKRERLLLADLLDAVGPDAPTLCEGWNSRDLAAHVVVRERRLDAAGGVVVKQLASRLERVMAEFAEKPYEELIQLIRTGPPRFSPFSLKQVDEASNVVEFYVHTEDVRRAQPGWTPRELDPVFQEALWSRLERTARLMGRGAPTGVVLRRPNGQTAVLNKGTPVVTVTGEPSELLLFAFGRQSVADVELDGDKDAITKLHEAKQLGI, encoded by the coding sequence ATGTCGACCCATGCGAAGCGCGAACGGCTCCTTCTGGCCGATCTGTTGGACGCCGTGGGGCCGGACGCCCCGACCCTGTGCGAGGGCTGGAACAGCCGGGACCTCGCCGCCCATGTGGTGGTGCGCGAGCGGCGCCTGGACGCCGCGGGCGGTGTCGTCGTCAAACAGCTCGCGTCCCGGCTGGAGCGGGTGATGGCGGAGTTCGCCGAGAAGCCGTACGAGGAGCTGATCCAGCTGATCCGTACGGGGCCGCCGCGGTTCTCGCCGTTCTCCCTGAAGCAGGTGGACGAGGCGTCGAACGTGGTGGAGTTCTACGTCCACACCGAGGACGTGCGGCGGGCCCAGCCCGGCTGGACGCCGCGCGAGCTGGACCCGGTGTTCCAGGAGGCCCTGTGGTCGCGCCTGGAGCGCACGGCCCGGCTGATGGGCCGTGGCGCCCCCACGGGTGTGGTGCTGCGCCGCCCGAACGGCCAGACGGCGGTGCTGAACAAGGGGACGCCGGTGGTGACGGTGACGGGCGAGCCCTCGGAGCTGCTGCTGTTCGCGTTCGGCCGGCAGAGCGTCGCGGACGTGGAGCTGGACGGCGACAAGGACGCGATCACCAAGCTGCACGAGGCGAAGCAGCTGGGGATCTGA
- a CDS encoding helix-turn-helix domain-containing protein — translation MQHLVPAHVRSEAGPRPPVPAARPAVDAEALSVLHRAARALMAGLPELSERLVDLLVAREPAYRAAVEADAESVRDEVRRSLKLNVGSLIRPGELREDAHRCSWAIGRARAERGLPLDALLRAFRLGGGMIWQELVDETTRRHPADARLLVHVAADVWNFVDDHCAVVTDAYRQTERELMWRRENRLRLMTAALLDGTARIADLPATAAALGLPEQGRYAVVLVRLPAGRGFTDVRGQVRLSGLRILWHRDRDRDSEGGYGIVLLGDRSHDGDRTGRGRGPFDADPGPASTPDPAPAPVNEEGPGVDGGPDGSDGTYPGAHGSEVDASEIARRLTAPRVARVGVSPVVEGLAAVGDARRLADTALRACPRSGGTVVLEEHLPAALVVSAPVLGAALSERVLGPLLRLEMSDRDVMLDTLTVWLDSDGSAQRAAGRLYCHRNTVLNRLRRCEQLTGRSLTRPADVVELSLALAAHTLLDP, via the coding sequence ATGCAGCACCTCGTACCCGCCCATGTCCGGTCCGAGGCCGGACCGCGGCCCCCGGTACCCGCCGCCCGCCCGGCCGTCGACGCGGAGGCCCTCTCGGTGCTGCACCGCGCCGCCCGGGCGCTGATGGCGGGGCTGCCCGAACTCTCCGAACGCCTCGTGGACCTGCTGGTGGCGCGCGAACCCGCCTACCGGGCGGCCGTGGAGGCGGACGCCGAAAGCGTCCGTGACGAGGTGCGGCGCTCGCTGAAGCTCAACGTCGGATCCCTGATCCGGCCCGGTGAGCTGCGCGAGGACGCCCACCGCTGCTCCTGGGCCATCGGCAGGGCCCGCGCCGAACGCGGCCTTCCGCTGGACGCCCTGCTGCGCGCCTTCCGGCTGGGCGGCGGCATGATCTGGCAGGAACTCGTCGACGAGACGACCCGCCGCCACCCCGCCGACGCACGCCTGCTCGTGCACGTGGCCGCCGACGTCTGGAACTTCGTCGACGACCACTGCGCCGTCGTCACCGACGCCTACCGGCAGACCGAGCGCGAGCTGATGTGGCGCCGGGAGAACCGGCTGCGGCTGATGACGGCCGCGCTCCTCGACGGCACCGCCCGGATCGCCGACCTGCCGGCCACCGCGGCCGCCCTCGGCCTTCCCGAACAGGGCCGGTACGCGGTGGTGCTGGTCCGCCTGCCCGCCGGCCGGGGTTTCACGGACGTACGCGGCCAGGTGCGCCTCTCGGGCCTGCGGATCCTCTGGCACCGCGACCGCGACCGGGACAGCGAGGGCGGTTACGGCATCGTCCTGCTCGGCGACCGCTCCCACGACGGGGACCGCACCGGTCGCGGGCGCGGCCCCTTCGACGCCGATCCCGGACCCGCGTCCACTCCGGACCCTGCTCCGGCCCCGGTGAACGAGGAGGGCCCCGGAGTCGATGGCGGCCCGGACGGCTCGGACGGGACGTACCCCGGGGCACACGGGTCCGAGGTGGACGCCTCGGAGATCGCCCGCCGCCTGACCGCTCCGCGGGTCGCGCGGGTCGGGGTGAGCCCGGTCGTGGAGGGGCTCGCGGCGGTCGGTGACGCCCGCCGTCTGGCCGACACGGCGCTGCGCGCCTGTCCGCGCTCCGGCGGGACCGTCGTGCTGGAGGAGCATCTGCCCGCCGCGCTCGTCGTCTCCGCGCCGGTCCTCGGCGCGGCCCTGTCCGAGCGGGTCCTCGGGCCACTGCTGCGACTGGAGATGTCCGACCGGGACGTCATGCTCGACACGCTGACGGTCTGGCTCGACAGCGACGGCTCCGCCCAGCGGGCCGCGGGCCGCCTCTACTGCCACCGCAACACCGTCCTGAACAGGCTGCGCCGCTGCGAGCAGCTCACCGGCCGCTCCCTGACCCGCCCCGCGGACGTCGTGGAACTGTCCCTGGCCCTGGCGGCACACACGCTGCTCGACCCCTGA
- a CDS encoding helix-turn-helix transcriptional regulator yields MTGHEEGGAARGAGPSGVRVRGDGGPGPGQGVEDLLLLVAAERERDATGGGVDAAVILGAAGAGAGALDAAEAAGLLRLAQGRIHLADPRLAHALHTAGPARRRAAHRLLADAHAGGPRALPVLFHRASAAVAPAVVLGDALAAAAAMPGGAATHAERSAAWARSAELAADAGPRAARLVEAAEQARQAGLPHRARELIARAGYEAPRGAVRGAAQLVSGLLALQDGPVADAREVLLLAAELLAPADAHRALAARLAAVEASWAMGDAAACVEALDPDPARPGSDRLLTAYRTGLSAVMRGRPDSGRPPLREVVAAAGPAACAPETLLRAGGAALVVGDLTAAARANSRALAVARARGPYVLVALALERLAYGELRAGRHARARAHAEDGLRTALGAGQDNLAAHHHAILALVASVEGSPEAVAEHAAAAERVAAAHGLAQAATLAQWARARADLARGRLPEAAARLGPLVADGPRRGHFAVRMLAVPCFVEAAARTGRTEAARSAVDAFAHWSERGSDPQAPAQLARCRALLSAVPEECERLFAAALARHDEAAGDFERGRTQLLYGAWLRRRRRPGEARVRLRDALVSFERGGALGWAAQASAELRATGDAGAGRPAGPLTLLTPQQLRIARCVAEGATNREVALRLSVSTRTVDHHLRNVFAALGVRSRVELSRLVDRAEKTTAHP; encoded by the coding sequence GTGACGGGACACGAGGAAGGCGGTGCGGCGCGGGGCGCCGGGCCGTCCGGCGTGCGCGTGCGCGGCGACGGGGGGCCGGGGCCGGGTCAGGGAGTGGAGGATCTGCTCCTGCTCGTCGCGGCCGAACGGGAGCGGGATGCGACGGGGGGCGGCGTGGACGCCGCCGTGATTCTCGGGGCCGCCGGGGCCGGCGCGGGTGCCCTCGACGCCGCCGAGGCCGCGGGACTGCTCCGCCTCGCCCAAGGCCGTATCCACCTCGCCGATCCCCGCCTCGCCCACGCGCTCCACACCGCCGGGCCCGCCCGCCGCCGCGCCGCCCACCGACTGCTGGCCGACGCCCACGCAGGGGGCCCGCGGGCGCTGCCGGTCCTCTTCCACCGGGCTTCCGCGGCCGTCGCCCCCGCCGTCGTCCTCGGCGACGCGCTCGCCGCCGCGGCGGCGATGCCCGGTGGCGCGGCGACGCACGCGGAGCGCTCGGCCGCCTGGGCGCGGTCGGCCGAACTCGCCGCCGACGCGGGGCCGCGCGCCGCCCGCCTGGTCGAGGCGGCCGAACAGGCACGTCAGGCGGGACTGCCGCACCGCGCGCGGGAGTTGATCGCGCGCGCCGGGTACGAGGCCCCGCGCGGCGCCGTGCGCGGCGCCGCCCAGTTGGTGAGCGGGCTGCTCGCCCTCCAGGACGGCCCGGTGGCCGACGCGCGCGAAGTGCTGCTGCTGGCCGCCGAGTTGCTGGCGCCCGCCGACGCGCATCGCGCCCTGGCCGCCCGGCTCGCCGCCGTGGAGGCGTCCTGGGCCATGGGCGACGCGGCGGCCTGCGTGGAGGCACTGGACCCGGATCCGGCGCGGCCCGGGTCCGACCGCCTGCTCACGGCGTACCGGACGGGCCTGTCCGCGGTGATGCGCGGCCGTCCGGACAGCGGACGGCCGCCGTTACGGGAGGTGGTGGCCGCGGCGGGGCCGGCGGCCTGCGCCCCGGAGACCCTGCTGCGGGCCGGGGGTGCCGCCCTGGTCGTCGGCGACCTCACCGCCGCCGCTCGCGCCAACTCCCGTGCCCTCGCCGTCGCCAGGGCCCGGGGCCCGTACGTCCTGGTCGCCCTCGCACTGGAACGGCTGGCCTACGGAGAACTGCGCGCCGGCCGCCATGCCCGCGCCCGTGCCCACGCCGAGGACGGCCTGCGGACGGCACTCGGCGCGGGCCAGGACAACCTCGCGGCGCACCACCACGCGATCCTCGCGCTCGTCGCGTCCGTCGAGGGTTCCCCGGAGGCCGTCGCGGAACACGCGGCGGCGGCCGAACGGGTCGCCGCTGCCCATGGGCTCGCGCAGGCGGCCACGCTGGCCCAGTGGGCGCGGGCCCGCGCCGACCTGGCCCGCGGCCGGCTCCCCGAGGCCGCGGCACGGCTCGGGCCCCTGGTCGCCGACGGCCCGCGCCGAGGCCACTTCGCGGTCCGGATGCTCGCCGTCCCCTGCTTCGTGGAAGCTGCGGCCCGCACGGGACGGACGGAGGCCGCCCGGTCGGCGGTGGACGCGTTCGCCCACTGGTCCGAGCGCGGCTCCGATCCTCAGGCTCCCGCCCAACTGGCCCGCTGCCGGGCGCTGTTGAGTGCCGTCCCGGAGGAATGCGAGCGGCTGTTCGCCGCCGCGCTGGCCCGACACGACGAAGCGGCGGGGGACTTCGAGCGCGGCCGCACCCAACTCCTCTACGGCGCCTGGCTGCGACGGCGGCGCAGACCCGGTGAGGCCCGTGTCCGGCTGCGGGACGCTCTGGTGTCCTTCGAGCGCGGCGGCGCACTCGGCTGGGCCGCCCAGGCGAGTGCCGAACTGCGGGCCACCGGGGACGCGGGAGCCGGTCGGCCGGCGGGCCCGCTCACGCTTCTGACGCCCCAGCAGCTGCGGATCGCCCGTTGCGTGGCGGAGGGTGCCACCAACCGTGAGGTGGCGCTGCGCCTGTCGGTGAGCACCCGCACGGTGGACCACCACCTGCGCAATGTCTTCGCCGCCCTGGGGGTCCGTTCCCGCGTCGAGCTGTCCCGGCTGGTGGACCGGGCCGAGAAGACCACCGCACACCCCTAG
- a CDS encoding alpha/beta hydrolase, whose protein sequence is MTVHQPNRSVPAAPGGPEPSPRRPHRLTSRLVRAGLAVLLAAGGLVAAQATGAQAVAGARTVSAQAATNPYERGPAPSNASIEAVTGPYAVSTTTVSALSVSGFGGGTVYYPTSTADGTFGAVAIAPGYTAYQSSIAWLGPRLASQGFVVFTIDTLTTLDQPDSRGRQLLAALDYLTQSSSVRTRIDSSRLGVMGHSMGGGGTLEAAKSRPSLQAAIPLTAWNLDTTWPEIKTPTLIVGADGDTIAPVATHSEPFYASLPSTLDKAYLELRGATHFTPNSSNTTIAKYSIAWLKRFIDNDTRYEQFLCPLPQASTTIAQYRGNCPHTS, encoded by the coding sequence GTGACCGTGCACCAGCCGAACCGCTCAGTCCCCGCCGCACCCGGCGGGCCCGAACCGTCACCCCGCCGACCGCACCGGCTCACGAGCCGTCTGGTGCGGGCCGGCCTCGCGGTGCTCCTGGCCGCGGGCGGCCTCGTCGCCGCGCAGGCCACCGGGGCGCAGGCCGTCGCCGGAGCGCGGACCGTCTCGGCACAGGCCGCCACGAACCCGTACGAGCGCGGTCCCGCCCCCAGCAACGCGAGCATCGAAGCGGTCACAGGGCCCTACGCCGTCTCCACGACCACCGTCTCCGCCCTGTCCGTGAGCGGCTTCGGCGGCGGCACCGTCTACTACCCGACCTCGACCGCCGACGGCACCTTCGGCGCGGTCGCCATCGCCCCCGGGTACACCGCCTACCAGTCGTCCATCGCCTGGCTCGGGCCCCGGCTCGCCTCCCAGGGGTTCGTGGTGTTCACCATCGACACCCTCACCACCCTCGACCAGCCCGACAGCCGGGGCAGGCAACTGCTCGCCGCGCTCGACTACCTGACCCAGAGCAGTTCCGTGCGGACCAGGATCGACAGCAGCCGGCTCGGTGTGATGGGCCACTCGATGGGCGGTGGCGGCACGCTGGAGGCCGCGAAGAGCAGGCCCTCGCTCCAGGCAGCGATCCCGCTCACCGCCTGGAACCTGGACACCACCTGGCCGGAGATCAAGACGCCGACGCTGATCGTGGGCGCCGACGGTGACACGATCGCACCGGTCGCGACGCACTCCGAGCCCTTCTACGCGAGTCTGCCGAGCACGCTCGACAAGGCGTACCTGGAGTTGAGGGGCGCCACCCACTTCACGCCCAACAGCTCGAACACGACGATCGCGAAGTACAGCATCGCGTGGCTGAAGCGGTTCATCGACAACGACACCCGCTACGAGCAGTTCCTGTGCCCGCTGCCGCAGGCGTCGACGACGATCGCCCAGTACCGGGGCAACTGCCCGCACACTTCCTGA
- the hisF gene encoding imidazole glycerol phosphate synthase subunit HisF — protein sequence MTLAVRVIPCLDVDNGRVVKGVNFQNLRDAGDPVEMAKVYDAEGADELTFLDITASSGNRETTYDVVRRTAEQVFIPLTVGGGVRTAEDVDRLLRAGADKVGVNTAAIARPDLIREIAERFGRQVLVLSVDARRTGDGSFEVTTHGGRQGTGIDAVEWAHRAAELGAGEILLNSMDADGTKDGYDIEMIEAVRKHVTVPLIASGGAGRLDHFPPAVEAGADAVLAASVFHFGDLRIGEVKQTLREAGHAVR from the coding sequence ATGACCCTGGCGGTCCGAGTGATTCCCTGCCTGGACGTGGACAACGGCCGGGTCGTCAAGGGCGTCAACTTCCAGAACCTGCGCGACGCGGGCGACCCCGTCGAGATGGCCAAGGTGTACGACGCCGAGGGTGCCGACGAGCTCACGTTCCTGGACATCACCGCGTCCTCGGGGAACCGTGAGACCACGTACGACGTGGTGCGCCGCACGGCCGAGCAGGTCTTCATCCCGCTGACGGTCGGCGGCGGTGTCCGCACCGCCGAGGACGTCGACAGGCTGCTGCGGGCCGGTGCCGACAAGGTCGGCGTCAACACGGCCGCCATCGCCCGGCCCGATCTCATCCGGGAGATCGCGGAGCGGTTCGGGCGGCAGGTGCTCGTGCTGTCGGTCGACGCGCGCAGGACCGGAGACGGCTCCTTCGAGGTGACCACCCACGGCGGCCGTCAGGGCACCGGCATCGACGCCGTCGAGTGGGCGCACCGGGCCGCCGAGCTGGGCGCGGGCGAGATCCTGCTCAACTCGATGGACGCCGACGGCACGAAGGACGGCTACGACATCGAGATGATCGAGGCCGTACGCAAGCACGTCACCGTTCCGCTGATCGCCAGCGGCGGCGCGGGCCGGCTCGACCACTTCCCGCCGGCCGTCGAGGCGGGCGCCGACGCGGTGCTCGCCGCCTCGGTCTTCCACTTCGGCGACCTCCGGATCGGCGAGGTCAAGCAGACCCTGCGCGAGGCGGGACACGCCGTCCGCTGA
- a CDS encoding RidA family protein, which translates to MSAVRRVTTGAPWEDVFGYSRAVELPNGLVLVSGCTSVVDGEIAEGDPYEQAVNSFRVAFAALEELGLGRDDVVRTRMYITHARDVEAVGRAHKTLFDSVRPAASMVIVAGLVDSRLVVEVEVEAFRSGPHPAERSGEDLSEQGETQS; encoded by the coding sequence GTGAGCGCCGTACGGCGCGTGACGACCGGGGCGCCCTGGGAGGACGTCTTCGGCTACTCCCGCGCGGTCGAGCTGCCGAACGGCCTGGTGCTGGTGTCCGGCTGCACCTCCGTCGTCGACGGCGAGATCGCCGAGGGCGACCCGTACGAGCAGGCGGTCAACTCCTTCCGCGTCGCGTTCGCGGCGCTGGAGGAGCTCGGCCTCGGCCGTGACGACGTCGTCCGTACGCGGATGTACATCACCCACGCCCGGGACGTGGAGGCCGTCGGCCGCGCCCACAAGACGCTCTTCGACTCCGTCCGCCCCGCCGCGTCCATGGTCATCGTCGCGGGTCTGGTGGACTCGCGGCTGGTGGTCGAGGTCGAGGTGGAGGCGTTCCGTTCCGGCCCACACCCCGCAGAACGGTCCGGCGAGGACCTCTCAGAACAGGGAGAAACGCAGTCATGA
- the priA gene encoding bifunctional 1-(5-phosphoribosyl)-5-((5-phosphoribosylamino)methylideneamino)imidazole-4-carboxamide isomerase/phosphoribosylanthranilate isomerase PriA: MSKLELLPAVDVRDAQAVRLVHGESGTETSYGSPLEAALAWQSAGAEWLHLVDLDAAFGTGDNRALIAEVTGAMDIKVELSGGIRDDDTLAAALATGCTRVNLGTAALETPDWVAKVIAEHGDKIAVGLDVRGTTLRGRGWTRDGGDLYETLARLDSEGCARYVVTDIAKDGTLQGPNLELLRGVCAATDRPVVASGGVSSLDDLRAIAELVPLGVEGSIVGKALYAKAFTLEEALAAVAR; this comes from the coding sequence GTGAGCAAGCTCGAACTCCTCCCCGCCGTCGACGTCCGCGACGCGCAGGCCGTCCGCCTCGTGCACGGCGAGTCCGGGACCGAGACCTCCTACGGCTCCCCGCTGGAGGCCGCCCTGGCCTGGCAGAGCGCCGGCGCCGAGTGGCTGCACCTGGTCGACCTGGACGCCGCGTTCGGCACCGGCGACAACCGCGCGCTGATCGCCGAGGTCACCGGGGCGATGGACATCAAGGTCGAGCTGTCCGGCGGCATCCGCGACGACGACACCCTCGCCGCCGCGCTCGCCACCGGCTGCACCCGCGTCAACCTCGGCACCGCCGCCCTGGAGACCCCCGACTGGGTCGCCAAGGTCATCGCCGAGCACGGCGACAAGATCGCCGTCGGCCTCGACGTCCGCGGCACGACCCTGCGCGGCCGCGGCTGGACCCGCGACGGCGGCGACCTCTACGAGACGCTGGCGCGCCTCGACTCCGAGGGCTGCGCCCGCTACGTGGTGACCGACATCGCCAAGGACGGCACGCTCCAGGGCCCGAACCTGGAACTGCTGCGGGGCGTGTGCGCGGCGACCGACCGCCCGGTGGTCGCCTCCGGCGGGGTGTCCTCGCTGGACGACCTGCGGGCCATCGCCGAACTCGTGCCGCTCGGCGTCGAGGGCTCGATCGTCGGCAAGGCCCTGTACGCCAAGGCGTTCACCCTCGAAGAGGCCCTGGCGGCGGTAGCCAGGTGA
- the hisH gene encoding imidazole glycerol phosphate synthase subunit HisH, producing MELSPSRKVVVFDYGFGNVRSAERALARAGADVEITRDFDTAMNADGLLVPGVGAFAACMQGLKEARGDWIIGRRLSGGRPVMGICVGMQILFTRGIEHGVETEGLDEWPGTVGPLEADVVPHMGWNTVDTPEGSQAFAGLDADARFYFVHSYAVHDWSLEVGNPLLRAPLVTWSTHGKPFVAAVENGALWATQFHPEKSGDAGAQLLTNWIGTL from the coding sequence GTGGAGTTGAGCCCTTCCAGGAAGGTCGTCGTCTTCGACTACGGCTTCGGGAACGTACGGTCCGCCGAGCGCGCCCTCGCCCGCGCGGGCGCCGACGTCGAGATCACCCGTGACTTCGACACCGCGATGAACGCCGACGGCCTGCTCGTACCGGGCGTCGGCGCCTTCGCCGCCTGCATGCAGGGCCTCAAGGAGGCGCGCGGCGACTGGATCATCGGGCGCCGACTGTCCGGCGGACGCCCCGTCATGGGCATCTGCGTGGGCATGCAGATCCTCTTCACCCGCGGCATCGAGCACGGCGTGGAGACCGAGGGCCTCGACGAGTGGCCGGGCACGGTGGGCCCCCTGGAGGCCGACGTCGTGCCCCACATGGGCTGGAACACGGTCGACACCCCGGAGGGCTCACAGGCCTTCGCCGGCCTCGACGCCGACGCGCGCTTCTACTTCGTGCACTCCTACGCCGTCCACGACTGGTCGCTGGAGGTCGGCAACCCGCTGCTGCGCGCCCCCCTGGTGACCTGGTCCACGCACGGCAAGCCCTTCGTGGCCGCCGTCGAGAACGGCGCCCTGTGGGCCACCCAGTTCCACCCCGAGAAGTCCGGCGACGCCGGAGCCCAGCTCCTCACCAACTGGATCGGAACACTGTGA
- the hisB gene encoding imidazoleglycerol-phosphate dehydratase HisB → MNRVGRVERVTKETSVLVEIDLDGSGKVDVATGVGFYDHMLDQLGRHGLFDLTVKTEGDLHIDSHHTIEDTALALGAAFKQALGDKVGIYRFGNCTVPLDESLAQVTVDLSGRPYLVHTEPENMAPMIGEYDTTMTRHILESFVAQAQIALHVHVPYGRNAHHIVECQFKALARALRYASERDPRAAGILPSTKGAL, encoded by the coding sequence ATGAACCGCGTAGGACGCGTGGAGCGGGTGACGAAGGAGACGTCGGTCCTCGTCGAGATCGACCTCGACGGCTCCGGCAAGGTCGACGTGGCCACCGGCGTCGGCTTCTACGACCACATGCTCGACCAGCTCGGCCGGCACGGTCTGTTCGACCTCACCGTGAAGACCGAGGGCGACCTGCACATCGACTCGCACCACACCATCGAGGACACCGCCCTCGCCCTCGGCGCCGCCTTCAAGCAGGCGCTCGGCGACAAGGTCGGCATCTACCGCTTCGGCAACTGCACCGTCCCGCTGGACGAGTCCCTCGCCCAGGTGACCGTCGACCTGTCCGGCCGCCCGTACCTCGTGCACACCGAGCCCGAGAACATGGCGCCGATGATCGGCGAGTACGACACGACGATGACCCGGCACATCCTGGAGTCCTTCGTCGCCCAGGCCCAGATCGCCCTGCACGTGCACGTCCCCTACGGACGCAACGCGCACCACATCGTGGAGTGCCAGTTCAAGGCGCTGGCCCGGGCCCTGCGTTACGCCTCCGAGCGCGACCCGCGCGCAGCCGGCATCCTCCCCTCCACTAAGGGCGCACTGTGA
- a CDS encoding histidinol-phosphate transaminase: protein MTGIDDLPVRDELRGKTPYGAPQLDVPVRLNTNENPYPLPEPLVERIAERVREAARGLNRYPDRDAVELRTELAAYLTKTGGHAVAAENVWAANGSNEVIQQLLQTFGGPGRSAIGFEPSYSMHALIARGTGTAWISGPRNEDFTIDLAAAERAIAEHRPDVVFVTTPNNPTGNAVPPETVLALYEAAQAAKPSMVVVDEAYIEFSHGDSLLPLLQGRPNLVVSRTMSKAFGAAGLRLGYLAADPAVVDAVQLVRLPYHLSAVTQATALAALEHTDTLLGYVEQLKAERDRLVTELRAMGCEVTESDANFVQFGRFADSHEAWRRILDRGVLVRDNGVPGWLRVSAGTPKENDAFLDAVRELLGSVGENPTSPKEQSA from the coding sequence GTGACAGGCATCGACGATCTCCCCGTACGGGACGAACTGCGCGGCAAGACCCCCTACGGCGCCCCTCAGCTCGACGTCCCCGTACGTCTGAACACCAACGAGAACCCGTACCCGCTGCCCGAGCCGCTCGTGGAGCGGATCGCCGAGCGGGTCCGCGAGGCCGCCCGCGGCCTCAACCGCTACCCCGACCGTGACGCGGTGGAACTGCGCACCGAGCTGGCCGCCTATCTGACGAAGACCGGCGGGCACGCGGTGGCCGCCGAGAACGTCTGGGCCGCCAACGGCTCCAACGAGGTCATCCAGCAGCTGCTCCAGACCTTCGGCGGCCCCGGCCGCAGCGCGATCGGCTTCGAGCCCTCGTACTCGATGCACGCGCTCATCGCGCGCGGCACGGGCACGGCCTGGATCTCGGGCCCCCGCAACGAGGACTTCACGATCGACCTCGCCGCCGCCGAGCGGGCGATCGCCGAGCACCGCCCGGACGTCGTCTTCGTCACCACCCCCAACAACCCCACGGGCAACGCGGTCCCGCCGGAGACGGTCCTCGCGCTCTACGAGGCCGCGCAGGCGGCGAAGCCGTCCATGGTCGTGGTCGACGAGGCCTACATCGAGTTCAGCCACGGCGACTCGCTGCTGCCCCTGCTCCAAGGAAGGCCGAATCTCGTCGTCTCCCGGACGATGTCGAAGGCCTTCGGCGCGGCCGGGCTGCGCCTCGGCTACCTCGCCGCCGACCCCGCGGTCGTGGACGCCGTCCAGCTCGTCCGGCTGCCGTACCACCTGTCGGCCGTGACCCAGGCGACCGCGCTGGCCGCCCTGGAGCACACCGACACCCTGCTCGGCTACGTGGAGCAGCTGAAGGCCGAACGGGACCGGCTGGTCACCGAACTGCGCGCGATGGGCTGCGAGGTGACCGAGTCGGACGCGAACTTCGTGCAGTTCGGCCGGTTCGCCGACTCCCACGAGGCATGGCGCAGGATCCTCGACCGGGGCGTCCTGGTCCGGGACAACGGCGTCCCGGGGTGGCTACGGGTCTCCGCCGGAACCCCGAAGGAAAACGACGCGTTCCTCGACGCGGTACGTGAACTACTGGGCTCTGTGGGGGAGAACCCCACATCCCCGAAGGAGCAGAGCGCATGA